In the genome of Streptacidiphilus rugosus AM-16, one region contains:
- a CDS encoding ABC transporter ATP-binding protein — MIVIDAVTKRYPDGTTAVDRLTLEIPDRSITVLVGPSGCGKTTTLRMINRMVEPSDGRILLDGQDVRERPVNALRRSMGYVIQHAGLFPHRTIIENIATVPRLIGWDRGRSRQRAMELMERVGLDPALARRYPYQLSGGQQQRVGVARALAADPPVLLMDEPFSAVDPIVRKGLQDELLRIQADLGKTIVFVTHDIDEAIKLGDQVAVLREGGHLAQFAPPPELLSAPADAFVEDFLGADRGIRHLSFFTSAGLELTPEPIVAEDSTAEQIRAHSIPQTPYVLVTDKEGRPLGWAHAADRADGLRHELLPHGHAFTLGRDSLRAALDSAVLSPTGWAVAVDAEGRAIGVAAQETIASAIRSAHAERGVLA; from the coding sequence GTGATTGTGATCGACGCCGTCACCAAGCGGTATCCCGACGGGACCACCGCGGTCGACCGGCTCACGCTGGAGATACCCGACAGATCGATCACCGTGCTGGTGGGGCCGTCCGGCTGCGGCAAGACGACCACCCTCCGGATGATCAACCGGATGGTGGAGCCGAGCGATGGCCGGATCCTGCTGGACGGCCAGGACGTCCGTGAGCGCCCGGTCAACGCGCTCCGCCGTTCCATGGGCTATGTGATCCAGCACGCGGGTCTCTTCCCGCACCGGACCATCATCGAGAACATCGCCACCGTGCCCCGGCTGATCGGCTGGGACCGGGGCCGCTCGCGGCAGCGCGCGATGGAGCTGATGGAGCGGGTCGGCCTCGACCCCGCCCTGGCCCGGCGCTATCCCTACCAGCTCTCCGGCGGTCAGCAGCAGCGCGTCGGCGTCGCCCGCGCCCTGGCCGCGGACCCGCCGGTGCTGCTGATGGACGAGCCCTTCTCCGCCGTCGACCCGATCGTGCGCAAGGGCCTCCAGGACGAACTCCTGCGAATACAGGCAGACCTGGGCAAAACCATCGTTTTCGTCACCCACGACATCGACGAGGCCATCAAGCTCGGCGACCAGGTCGCGGTGCTGCGCGAGGGCGGCCACCTGGCCCAGTTCGCCCCGCCGCCGGAGCTGCTCTCCGCGCCGGCGGACGCGTTCGTCGAGGACTTCCTCGGCGCCGACCGCGGCATCAGACATCTGTCCTTCTTCACCTCGGCCGGTCTCGAACTGACCCCGGAGCCGATCGTCGCCGAAGACAGCACGGCCGAGCAGATCCGGGCGCACAGCATCCCGCAGACCCCCTACGTGCTGGTCACCGACAAGGAGGGCCGCCCGCTCGGGTGGGCCCACGCCGCGGACCGCGCCGACGGCCTCCGTCACGAACTGCTGCCGCACGGCCACGCCTTCACCCTCGGCCGGGACTCGCTGCGCGCCGCGCTGGACTCGGCGGTCCTCTCGCCGACCGGGTGGGCGGTCGCGGTCGACGCCGAGGGCCGCGCGATCGGCGTGGCCGCGCAGGAGACCATCGCCTCCGCGATCCGCAGCGCGCACGCCGAGCGGGGCGTCCTGGCGTGA
- a CDS encoding LCP family protein has translation MTEIRAEGQGRRRGSTASSAMGSAPGGRAAARKNRKKSHKGLKITGIVVLALVVIVGAGGWYVWNKLNGNITSSDLYSGSGSGGSEKVDAFGRSPINILMIGSDERKTAADCNLGGDCGSPGARADVEMVLHVSADRSNATVMSIPRDLETTIPQCKSTKDAASQAEHTDMINSALNWGPGCSVAAVQQLTGIHIDHFMKITFDGVVNMSDAVGGVQICVNKNVYDPYSHLKLAAGTHTLKGVSALEFVRTRHGFGDGSDLGRTYAQHLFLGEMVKKIKSSGTLTDVGAMWNLANAATKALAVDTGLGSIDKLIGLGDELKKFSTDNITFLTMQTQPDPANNARVVIAPGAKSLFDAIANDQSLSEITSKAKGGSASSPTATAAPVNTADIAVKVENGTGISGRAGTVSQALIASGYSQRTVALSGPSAATTSLSYPAGKAAEAQAVAKTLGLKSTVVKQGTSSSIVLLIGADWPSGSTFPGGGASPAPANTQAALNNAHSQTAGQGGCAQVSTFDTVSLPGYGGMTPTRAYALSPKVPNSAP, from the coding sequence GTGACCGAGATTCGCGCCGAAGGCCAGGGCCGACGTCGGGGCTCGACCGCGTCCTCCGCGATGGGTTCCGCGCCCGGTGGTCGTGCCGCCGCACGCAAGAATCGCAAGAAGAGTCACAAAGGCCTCAAGATCACGGGCATCGTCGTGCTGGCGCTGGTCGTGATCGTCGGCGCGGGCGGCTGGTACGTCTGGAACAAGCTGAACGGCAACATCACCTCGTCCGACCTGTACTCCGGCAGCGGCAGCGGCGGCTCCGAGAAGGTCGACGCCTTCGGGCGCAGCCCGATCAACATCCTCATGATCGGCTCCGACGAGCGGAAGACGGCCGCCGACTGCAACCTCGGCGGCGACTGCGGCAGCCCCGGCGCGCGCGCCGACGTCGAGATGGTCCTGCACGTCTCCGCGGACCGCTCGAACGCGACGGTGATGAGCATCCCGCGCGACCTGGAGACGACCATCCCGCAGTGCAAGTCCACCAAGGACGCGGCCAGCCAGGCCGAGCACACGGACATGATCAACAGCGCGCTGAACTGGGGCCCCGGCTGCAGCGTCGCGGCGGTCCAGCAGCTCACCGGCATTCACATCGACCACTTCATGAAGATCACCTTCGACGGCGTCGTGAACATGTCCGACGCGGTCGGCGGCGTCCAGATCTGCGTGAACAAGAACGTCTACGACCCCTACTCGCACCTGAAGCTCGCGGCCGGCACGCACACCCTCAAGGGCGTCTCCGCCCTGGAGTTCGTCCGCACCCGGCACGGCTTCGGCGACGGCAGCGACCTGGGCCGCACCTACGCGCAGCACCTCTTCCTCGGGGAGATGGTGAAGAAGATCAAGAGCTCCGGCACGCTCACCGACGTGGGCGCGATGTGGAACCTCGCCAACGCCGCCACCAAGGCGCTGGCCGTCGACACCGGCCTCGGCAGCATCGACAAGCTGATCGGCCTCGGGGACGAGCTCAAGAAGTTCTCGACGGACAACATCACCTTCCTCACCATGCAGACGCAGCCGGACCCGGCCAACAACGCCCGCGTGGTGATAGCCCCCGGCGCGAAGTCGCTGTTCGACGCGATCGCCAACGACCAGTCGCTGAGCGAGATCACCAGCAAGGCCAAGGGCGGCAGCGCCTCCAGCCCCACTGCGACGGCCGCGCCGGTCAACACCGCCGACATCGCGGTGAAGGTCGAGAACGGCACCGGCATCTCCGGCCGGGCCGGCACGGTCTCTCAGGCCCTGATCGCGAGCGGCTACAGCCAGCGCACGGTCGCGCTGAGCGGCCCGTCCGCCGCGACGACGAGCCTCAGCTACCCGGCCGGCAAGGCGGCCGAGGCGCAGGCGGTCGCCAAGACGCTGGGGCTGAAGTCCACGGTGGTCAAGCAGGGCACGAGCAGCAGCATCGTCCTGCTGATAGGCGCCGACTGGCCCTCCGGCTCCACGTTCCCCGGCGGAGGCGCTTCGCCGGCCCCGGCCAACACCCAGGCCGCGCTGAACAACGCCCACAGCCAGACCGCGGGCCAGGGCGGCTGCGCGCAGGTCAGCACCTTCGACACGGTCTCCCTGCCCGGCTACGGCGGGATGACCCCGACCCGCGCCTACGCGCTGAGCCCCAAGGTCCCGAACTCGGCCCCCTGA
- a CDS encoding fluoride efflux transporter FluC, whose product MTAGEQRGRRRDLDVLGVIALGGGIGSIARYGLAKGIPTPAGGFPWATFLTNVVGCAVLGGLMYLVLDIWPPSRYRRPFFGVGVCGGFTTFSTAMLESRGLLASGHGATAGAYLLASVVSGLAAVWAGAGAVQLVAKGRKP is encoded by the coding sequence GTGACAGCGGGTGAGCAGCGGGGACGGCGTCGGGATCTCGACGTCCTGGGCGTGATCGCGCTCGGCGGCGGGATCGGCAGTATCGCCCGCTACGGGCTGGCCAAAGGCATCCCCACGCCCGCGGGGGGCTTCCCCTGGGCCACCTTCCTCACCAACGTGGTGGGCTGCGCGGTGCTGGGCGGACTCATGTACCTGGTCCTGGACATCTGGCCGCCCTCCCGCTACCGGCGGCCCTTCTTCGGCGTCGGCGTCTGCGGTGGCTTCACCACCTTCTCCACGGCCATGCTGGAGTCACGCGGCCTGCTCGCCTCCGGCCACGGCGCCACGGCCGGGGCGTACCTGCTCGCCAGCGTCGTGAGCGGTCTGGCGGCGGTCTGGGCGGGCGCGGGCGCGGTCCAGCTGGTCGCGAAGGGACGGAAGCCATGA
- a CDS encoding DUF190 domain-containing protein: protein MNGPALRMTVYLRESAQWQHRPVYTEIVHRAHAAGLAGAGVFRGFEGFGRSRRVHTTRLLDLAEDLPMAVVLVDEEPKIRAFVPLVREVVGEGNGLITLDPVEVVT, encoded by the coding sequence ATGAACGGTCCCGCTCTGCGGATGACGGTCTACCTGCGCGAGAGCGCGCAGTGGCAGCACCGGCCGGTCTACACCGAGATCGTCCACCGCGCGCACGCGGCGGGCCTGGCGGGCGCGGGCGTCTTCCGCGGCTTCGAGGGCTTCGGCCGCAGTCGTCGTGTCCACACGACGCGGCTGCTGGACCTGGCGGAGGACCTGCCGATGGCCGTGGTCCTGGTCGACGAGGAGCCGAAGATCCGCGCCTTCGTCCCGCTGGTGCGGGAGGTCGTGGGCGAGGGGAACGGACTGATCACGCTCGATCCTGTGGAGGTCGTGACCTGA
- the crcB gene encoding fluoride efflux transporter CrcB, which translates to MAVLLVFLGGMLGAPLRYLTDRAVQARHDSVFPWGTFVVNVVGSFVLGGLAAGAARHGWPQEVSLFVGTGVCGGLTTFSTFGYETVRLIGTRSLTEAGLNVLGSLATGLAASAAGFALVTTL; encoded by the coding sequence ATGGCGGTCCTGCTGGTCTTCCTCGGCGGCATGCTGGGAGCTCCGCTGAGGTATCTGACGGACCGGGCGGTGCAGGCACGGCACGACAGCGTCTTCCCGTGGGGGACGTTCGTGGTGAACGTGGTGGGCTCGTTCGTCCTCGGCGGCCTGGCCGCGGGCGCGGCGAGACACGGGTGGCCGCAGGAGGTGAGCCTGTTCGTCGGCACGGGCGTCTGCGGGGGGCTGACGACGTTCTCCACCTTCGGGTACGAAACCGTCCGCCTGATCGGAACCCGCTCGCTGACCGAGGCCGGCCTCAACGTCCTCGGCTCCCTCGCGACCGGCCTCGCGGCGTCGGCGGCGGGCTTCGCGCTGGTCACGACGCTCTAG
- a CDS encoding DedA family protein, whose product MLTNLLAAVNPMNGSSLLSAFGALAVLVVTFAESGLLIVGFFLPGDTLLFPAGVLCATGAAHGGTSLSLWQVMLGAAVGTCLGAQVGYYIGRRGGRAMLARSRSAKLKSVVARGEDLLNRYGQRKAIVISKFVPLVRTVVGPVAGVLEVPVKTFTVWQVVGGVLWSQSLILLGFWLGAAVPGVDNYLLPLVAVVVALSFLPVLLQKRRKG is encoded by the coding sequence GTGTTGACCAACCTGCTCGCGGCGGTGAACCCGATGAACGGGTCCTCGCTGCTGTCCGCGTTCGGCGCGCTCGCCGTGCTGGTCGTGACCTTCGCCGAGTCCGGCCTGCTGATCGTGGGCTTCTTCCTGCCGGGCGACACCCTGCTGTTCCCCGCGGGGGTCCTCTGCGCGACGGGCGCGGCGCACGGCGGGACGAGCCTTTCGCTCTGGCAGGTCATGCTCGGCGCGGCGGTCGGCACCTGCCTCGGCGCCCAGGTCGGCTACTACATCGGCCGCCGCGGCGGCCGCGCGATGCTGGCGCGCTCGCGCAGCGCGAAGCTGAAGTCGGTCGTGGCCAGGGGTGAGGATCTGCTGAACCGCTACGGGCAGCGGAAGGCGATCGTCATCAGCAAGTTCGTCCCGCTGGTCCGCACGGTCGTCGGCCCGGTGGCCGGGGTCCTGGAGGTCCCCGTGAAGACCTTCACCGTCTGGCAGGTGGTGGGCGGGGTGCTCTGGTCCCAGAGCTTGATCCTTCTCGGCTTCTGGCTCGGCGCGGCGGTCCCCGGCGTCGACAACTACCTGCTGCCGCTGGTCGCGGTGGTCGTGGCCCTGTCCTTCCTGCCCGTCCTCCTCCAGAAAAGGCGCAAGGGCTAG
- the argS gene encoding arginine--tRNA ligase, with the protein MDIIAPASVVAPSVESLAAAVERRLTAAMAGAAPQLRRSDRADFQANGVLALAKGRGLNPAALASEIAAALPADGLVSDCRASGPGFLNITVGDRAVLANVAARAADPRLGVGRVAAPGVTVVDYSSPNIAKEMHIGHLRSTAIGDALVRVLAFLGEGVVRRNHVGDWGTGFGMLIQDLVERPEPEHGQGEGGEDGIAEIAVLSDRYQRARARFDADPAFAERARLRVVALQAGDQETVAAWQRLVAVSTEHFQQVYAELGVLLEAADAVGESHYNPMLPRICAELEESGLAEESNGALCVFPEDRPEGTAPLMVRKGDGGYGYAATDLAAIRDRVGGLAARRLLYLVDARQGLHFRMVFDTARRAGWLPDTVEARHLPFGTILGADGRPFRTRAGDTVRLQDVMDEATARAREIVASKNPDLPEQELARRARQVGIGALKYADLSNNRVKDYVFDLDRMVSLNGDTATYLQYAHARMRSVLRKAGAEPGAAAPAPALDLPLAPAERTLALLLDEFGAAVAAVADTCEPHRLCAYLYALASAFATFWEECPVLKAEDAGVRANRLLLCSLSARTLELGMGLLGIEAPDQL; encoded by the coding sequence ATGGACATCATCGCCCCCGCATCCGTCGTCGCTCCCTCCGTCGAGTCCCTCGCGGCGGCGGTCGAGCGACGCCTGACGGCGGCGATGGCGGGGGCGGCGCCCCAGCTCCGGCGGAGCGACCGGGCCGACTTCCAGGCCAACGGCGTCCTCGCGCTCGCCAAGGGCCGGGGGCTGAACCCCGCCGCGCTGGCATCCGAGATCGCGGCGGCCCTGCCGGCGGACGGCCTCGTCAGCGACTGCCGGGCCTCGGGCCCCGGTTTCCTCAACATCACCGTCGGCGACCGGGCCGTCCTCGCCAACGTCGCGGCCCGGGCCGCCGATCCCCGGCTCGGGGTCGGGCGGGTCGCGGCGCCGGGCGTCACCGTGGTCGACTACAGCTCGCCCAACATCGCCAAGGAGATGCACATCGGCCATCTCCGGTCGACGGCGATCGGCGACGCCCTGGTACGGGTGCTCGCCTTCCTCGGCGAGGGCGTCGTCCGGCGGAACCACGTCGGGGACTGGGGCACCGGCTTCGGCATGCTCATCCAGGACCTCGTCGAGCGGCCCGAGCCCGAGCACGGGCAAGGCGAAGGGGGCGAGGACGGCATCGCGGAGATCGCCGTGCTCTCGGACCGGTACCAGCGGGCGCGGGCCCGGTTCGACGCGGACCCTGCCTTCGCCGAACGGGCCCGGCTCCGGGTCGTCGCCCTCCAGGCGGGGGACCAGGAGACCGTCGCCGCGTGGCAGCGGCTGGTCGCCGTGTCGACCGAGCACTTCCAGCAGGTCTACGCCGAGCTCGGCGTGCTGCTGGAAGCGGCGGACGCGGTGGGGGAGAGCCACTACAACCCGATGCTGCCGCGGATCTGCGCGGAGCTGGAGGAGAGCGGTCTGGCGGAGGAGTCGAACGGCGCCCTCTGCGTGTTCCCCGAGGACCGGCCCGAGGGAACGGCGCCGCTCATGGTCCGGAAGGGCGACGGCGGCTACGGCTACGCCGCCACCGACCTGGCGGCGATCAGGGACCGGGTCGGCGGGCTCGCGGCCCGGCGGCTGCTCTACCTCGTGGACGCGCGGCAGGGCCTGCACTTCCGGATGGTCTTCGACACCGCGCGGCGGGCCGGCTGGCTGCCGGACACGGTGGAGGCGCGGCACCTCCCCTTCGGCACCATCCTCGGCGCCGACGGGCGGCCTTTCCGTACCCGGGCCGGGGACACCGTGCGGCTGCAGGACGTGATGGACGAGGCCACGGCCAGGGCGCGGGAGATCGTCGCGTCGAAGAACCCGGACCTGCCCGAACAGGAGCTGGCGCGGCGGGCGCGGCAGGTCGGCATCGGCGCGCTGAAGTACGCGGACCTGTCCAACAACCGGGTGAAGGACTACGTCTTCGACCTGGACCGGATGGTCTCGCTCAACGGCGACACGGCGACCTACCTGCAGTACGCCCACGCCCGGATGCGCTCGGTGCTGCGGAAGGCGGGCGCCGAGCCGGGTGCGGCGGCCCCGGCGCCCGCGCTCGACCTGCCGCTGGCTCCCGCGGAGCGGACGCTGGCGCTGCTGCTGGACGAGTTCGGTGCGGCGGTGGCGGCGGTCGCGGACACCTGCGAGCCGCACCGGCTCTGCGCCTACCTGTACGCCCTCGCCTCCGCGTTCGCGACCTTCTGGGAGGAGTGTCCGGTGCTCAAGGCCGAGGACGCCGGTGTGCGGGCCAACCGGCTGCTGCTGTGCTCCCTGAGCGCGCGGACCCTGGAGCTGGGGATGGGCCTTCTCGGGATCGAGGCACCCGATCAGCTTTGA
- a CDS encoding PaaI family thioesterase, producing the protein MTEAADMRELGLTQFMGVDRKDSPPGSRELTLAPEPRHLNHNGDVAGPVLFTLAEFAGMGAAVNGLMDVFDRLYVVARDGRISYTARAKAAAGPFAASARVEPARHAACRRAALAGERIELEVPVRITDAHGTLCAEAVFTAVVRPRR; encoded by the coding sequence ATGACCGAGGCGGCGGACATGCGGGAGCTCGGCCTGACGCAGTTCATGGGCGTCGACCGCAAGGACTCCCCGCCCGGGTCGCGCGAGCTCACCCTGGCCCCCGAGCCGCGTCACCTCAACCACAACGGCGACGTCGCCGGGCCGGTGCTGTTCACCCTGGCCGAGTTCGCCGGGATGGGCGCGGCGGTGAACGGTCTGATGGACGTCTTCGACCGGCTCTACGTGGTCGCCAGGGACGGCAGGATCAGCTACACCGCCCGTGCGAAGGCCGCCGCCGGGCCCTTCGCCGCCTCGGCCCGGGTGGAACCGGCCCGCCACGCCGCCTGCCGGCGGGCGGCGCTGGCGGGCGAGCGGATCGAGCTGGAGGTCCCCGTCAGGATCACCGACGCGCACGGGACGCTCTGCGCCGAGGCGGTCTTCACGGCGGTGGTCCGGCCACGCCGCTGA
- a CDS encoding cupin domain-containing protein, whose translation MDELTLVGQSQLEQARQSPHGRAARLLLHQNMLRQSLIALTQGSVLGEHESPHAASLLVLAGQVQVSTESGGMVALGAGELAEVPQERHDLMALSDAVVLLTTVTGI comes from the coding sequence ATGGACGAACTCACGCTCGTCGGCCAGTCCCAGCTGGAGCAGGCCCGGCAGTCGCCGCACGGCCGGGCGGCGCGCCTGCTGCTGCACCAGAACATGCTGCGGCAGTCCTTGATCGCGCTGACCCAGGGCTCCGTGCTGGGCGAGCACGAGTCGCCGCACGCCGCCAGCCTGCTGGTCCTGGCCGGGCAGGTGCAGGTCAGCACCGAGTCGGGCGGGATGGTGGCCCTGGGCGCCGGCGAGCTCGCGGAGGTGCCGCAGGAGCGCCACGACCTGATGGCGCTCAGCGACGCCGTGGTCCTGCTGACCACCGTCACCGGGATCTGA
- a CDS encoding prolyl oligopeptidase family serine peptidase, which yields MPSLPLSPSMPSDDSIPSVPRQLARTRRFSLGEPGQLSVTADGKTVLFLRGRHGTDHAACLWARDLADGTERLVADPGALGASGGIDAYATDESGRLAAFALAGDLWVVGTDAAAAPRRLPVAGPVAEPVPDPTGRWIAYLSGRALRVVDVDGSGDHAVAEPGADDGAEVSYGVAEHVASESMGRYAGHWWAPDGERLLVTRVDLARVAVWYVADPANPAVRPRAVRYPAVGTANADVSLHVVPVAGEGRVDVAWDRAAFEYLTAAGWDAHGPFAAVQSRDQRTVRILGVDPGNGSTALLREQRDAAWVQLVPGLPARTASGALLTHLDAGDTRHLAVDGEAVTPPGQNLSEVLGVDGDDVLFTAVPEADPCSTHLWRWSAAAGPRQLTHEPGVHRGVLGGGTLVRSDEVPSRAETPALPLHRTLLRVGERRLCVAVHLPSWHAPGERLPVLLDPYAGPAMQRVKADRGWAAHLSQWFAEQGFVVLVVDGRGTPGRGPRWEREVHGDVLGPALDDQVDALHAVAAEHPEYGMDLDRVAMRGWSYSGSLAEAAVLRRPDVFHAAAAGAGLTDQRLYDAHWRERFLGHPDTNPEAYEACDLLRDAPNLRRPLLLMHGLGDDNVFPAGTLRLSSALLTAGRPHETLLLSGAAHRVTDESAAENLILHQLDFLRRALG from the coding sequence ATGCCCTCCCTCCCCCTCTCCCCCTCGATGCCGTCCGACGACTCCATCCCGTCCGTACCGCGTCAGCTCGCCCGGACCCGCCGGTTCAGTCTCGGTGAACCCGGGCAGTTGAGCGTCACCGCCGACGGAAAGACCGTGCTTTTCCTGCGCGGTCGCCACGGCACCGACCACGCCGCCTGTCTGTGGGCCAGGGATCTCGCCGACGGCACCGAGCGGCTGGTCGCCGACCCCGGCGCGCTCGGCGCATCGGGCGGTATCGACGCGTACGCGACCGACGAGAGCGGGCGGTTGGCCGCCTTCGCCCTGGCAGGGGACCTGTGGGTGGTCGGAACCGACGCCGCCGCGGCGCCGCGGCGGCTGCCCGTCGCCGGGCCCGTCGCCGAGCCCGTGCCGGACCCGACCGGGCGGTGGATCGCCTATCTGAGCGGTCGCGCGCTGCGCGTCGTCGACGTCGACGGGAGCGGCGACCACGCGGTGGCGGAGCCCGGCGCGGACGACGGCGCCGAGGTCTCCTACGGCGTCGCCGAGCACGTCGCGTCGGAGTCCATGGGCCGCTACGCGGGCCACTGGTGGGCCCCGGACGGGGAGCGGCTGCTGGTGACCAGGGTCGACCTGGCCCGCGTCGCGGTCTGGTACGTCGCGGACCCGGCGAACCCCGCCGTCCGCCCCCGCGCGGTGCGCTATCCGGCGGTGGGCACCGCCAACGCGGACGTCAGCCTGCACGTGGTCCCCGTGGCCGGGGAGGGCAGGGTCGACGTCGCCTGGGACCGTGCGGCGTTCGAGTACCTGACGGCGGCTGGGTGGGACGCGCACGGCCCCTTCGCCGCCGTCCAGAGCCGCGACCAGCGGACGGTCAGGATCCTCGGCGTCGACCCCGGCAACGGGTCGACCGCGCTGCTGCGCGAGCAGCGCGACGCGGCCTGGGTCCAGCTCGTCCCCGGCCTCCCGGCCAGGACCGCCTCCGGCGCGCTGCTGACGCACCTGGACGCCGGCGACACCCGTCACCTCGCCGTCGACGGCGAGGCGGTGACGCCGCCGGGGCAGAACCTGAGCGAGGTGCTCGGCGTCGACGGCGACGACGTGCTGTTCACCGCCGTCCCCGAGGCGGATCCCTGCTCCACCCACCTGTGGCGCTGGAGCGCCGCGGCCGGGCCCCGGCAGCTGACGCACGAGCCGGGCGTCCACCGCGGCGTGCTGGGCGGCGGCACGCTGGTCCGCTCGGACGAGGTGCCGAGCCGCGCCGAGACGCCCGCGCTCCCGCTCCACCGGACCCTGCTCAGGGTCGGCGAACGCCGCCTCTGCGTCGCCGTCCACCTGCCGTCCTGGCACGCACCGGGCGAGCGGCTGCCGGTGCTGCTGGACCCCTACGCCGGACCGGCCATGCAGCGGGTGAAGGCGGACCGGGGCTGGGCCGCCCACCTGTCCCAGTGGTTCGCCGAGCAGGGCTTCGTGGTGCTGGTCGTCGACGGCCGGGGAACTCCCGGCCGCGGGCCGCGCTGGGAGCGGGAGGTCCACGGCGACGTTCTCGGTCCCGCGTTGGACGACCAGGTCGACGCCCTGCACGCGGTCGCCGCGGAGCACCCCGAGTACGGGATGGACCTGGACCGGGTCGCGATGCGGGGCTGGTCCTACAGCGGCTCGCTGGCCGAGGCGGCGGTGCTGCGCAGGCCCGACGTCTTCCATGCGGCGGCCGCCGGAGCCGGGCTCACCGACCAGCGGCTCTACGACGCCCACTGGCGGGAGCGCTTCCTGGGCCACCCGGACACCAACCCCGAGGCCTACGAGGCCTGTGACCTGCTGAGGGACGCGCCGAACCTGCGTCGCCCGCTGCTGCTGATGCACGGCCTGGGCGACGACAACGTCTTCCCCGCCGGCACGCTGCGTCTCTCCAGCGCCCTGCTCACGGCGGGCCGCCCGCACGAGACGCTGCTGCTGAGCGGCGCCGCGCACCGGGTGACGGACGAGTCCGCGGCCGAGAACCTGATCCTGCACCAGCTCGACTTCCTGCGGCGCGCCTTGGGATGA
- a CDS encoding MarR family winged helix-turn-helix transcriptional regulator produces the protein MKSDTEESPLLALQRATHATLHLLATELVDLDLTPSEINALANLADGGGRTVSQLGAAAGVRPTTLTGVLDRLERRGHITRATRAGDRRSVLIELTPSGRATADTITQTVAELERRALTGLPPEAVAGFHAVLRALTEASR, from the coding sequence GTGAAGTCCGATACCGAAGAATCGCCGCTGCTGGCGCTCCAGCGCGCCACGCACGCGACGCTGCACCTGCTCGCCACCGAGCTGGTCGACCTCGACCTCACCCCGTCCGAGATCAACGCCCTGGCCAACCTCGCCGACGGCGGGGGGCGGACCGTCTCCCAGCTAGGCGCGGCCGCCGGGGTCCGGCCGACCACGCTGACCGGCGTCCTGGACCGCCTCGAACGCCGCGGCCACATCACCCGCGCGACCCGGGCCGGCGACCGCCGTTCCGTCCTGATCGAGCTGACGCCTTCCGGGCGCGCCACCGCGGACACCATCACGCAGACGGTCGCCGAGCTGGAGCGTCGCGCGCTCACGGGCCTGCCGCCCGAGGCCGTCGCCGGCTTCCACGCCGTGCTGCGCGCGCTGACGGAGGCCTCACGATGA
- a CDS encoding pyridoxamine 5'-phosphate oxidase family protein, which produces MSERIVISWPEVRTRLVSARTYWIATASTSGRPHAMPVWGVWVGDRLWFSTGAGTVKARNLAANPRVAVHLESAAELVALQGVAEAVPAAGRPAEVDAAYTAKYVLPRTGEPAAIEVGGSPVFAVTPSRVCGWFEGAFAESMTRWRFPGPVAEPMSYPPDPE; this is translated from the coding sequence ATGAGTGAGCGCATCGTGATCAGCTGGCCCGAGGTGCGGACGCGTCTGGTGTCCGCGCGCACCTACTGGATCGCCACCGCCTCGACGTCGGGCCGGCCGCACGCGATGCCGGTGTGGGGCGTCTGGGTCGGCGACCGACTCTGGTTCAGCACCGGTGCGGGCACGGTGAAGGCGCGGAATCTCGCCGCGAACCCCAGGGTGGCCGTCCATCTGGAGAGCGCGGCCGAGCTCGTCGCGCTCCAGGGGGTCGCAGAGGCCGTCCCCGCCGCAGGCCGCCCGGCCGAGGTGGACGCCGCCTACACCGCCAAGTACGTGCTGCCGCGCACCGGAGAGCCGGCCGCGATCGAGGTCGGCGGCTCGCCGGTCTTCGCGGTGACGCCGAGCCGTGTCTGCGGCTGGTTCGAGGGCGCGTTCGCGGAGTCGATGACCCGTTGGCGGTTCCCCGGCCCGGTCGCCGAGCCGATGAGCTACCCGCCCGACCCGGAGTGA